A stretch of DNA from Acidobacteriota bacterium:
CGGCCCGCGGGCCCGATGGTTGTTCAAGACCACCGTCGAGCTGCTGGCGGCGGTGCCGTCGGTGGTCTATGGCCTGCTCGGCGTGCTGCTGCTGCGCGACCTGGTCTACCGCGCCCTCGAGCCCTTCGATCCCCTCTCCGGGGACAGCCTGCTGACCGCCGGGCTTCTGCTCGCCGTGATGATTCTGCCGACGGTCATGACCTTTGCCGATGACGCCCTCGCCGGGGTCTCCGCCGGGCAGCGCCGGGCGGCTCGCGCCCTCGGTTTGACCCATGGCCAAACGGTGCTTCGGATTGCGCTACCGCAGGCTTGGCCGGGTCTGGTGGCGGCGGTGCTGCTCGCCCTCGGTCGCGCCCTCGGCGAGACCATCGCGGTCTTCCTGGTGGTCGGTCGGCAGGACAACCAGTGGCCGGAGCGTCTCTGGTCGCCGGCGCCGCTGATCGAGCCCGGCCAAACCCTGACCAGCAAGCTCGGCGGCTCGGAGACCTTTCTCGCCTACGGTGATTCCCTGCAC
This window harbors:
- the pstC gene encoding phosphate ABC transporter permease subunit PstC is translated as MQRLGGIALWSWACGLLAAAFFAAQVLLLVAESLPLWRHQGLLSYLFGERWFFRVQEFGALPMIYGTVAVATVALSLAAPIGIGAALFSAEYLGPRARWLFKTTVELLAAVPSVVYGLLGVLLLRDLVYRALEPFDPLSGDSLLTAGLLLAVMILPTVMTFADDALAGVSAGQRRAARALGLTHGQTVLRIALPQAWPGLVAAVLLALGRALGETIAVFLVVGRQDNQWPERLWSPAPLIEPGQTLTSKLGGSETFLAYGDSLHWAAIVGLGLVLLGITLTVTLAGHLVAALPNRWRRR